A genomic stretch from Deltaproteobacteria bacterium includes:
- a CDS encoding Hsp20/alpha crystallin family protein, with protein MLNVTKSQTNGIPARVPALSEELEAFSPSLRELWTIFDQPFAFQQLGQAWAPMDVAETADALVLRLDLPGHDPQQIQVSVEGSTLSVHSEAPRETHGSGERVLHRERRRTAVSRSFEVPPEFDPGKVEAQFTHGTLTLTVPRRAEHKPRTIEVKVKG; from the coding sequence ATGCTCAACGTGACGAAGTCGCAGACCAACGGAATCCCCGCGCGCGTGCCTGCGCTCTCTGAGGAGCTCGAGGCGTTTTCGCCGAGTCTGAGGGAGCTGTGGACGATCTTCGACCAGCCCTTTGCGTTCCAGCAGCTGGGCCAGGCCTGGGCGCCCATGGATGTGGCGGAGACCGCCGACGCGCTCGTGCTTCGGCTGGATCTTCCAGGACACGACCCGCAGCAGATCCAGGTTTCGGTCGAAGGCAGCACGCTGAGCGTCCATTCGGAGGCCCCACGGGAGACGCACGGCTCGGGGGAGCGGGTGCTGCATCGCGAGCGGCGCAGGACCGCGGTCTCGCGTTCCTTCGAGGTGCCGCCCGAGTTCGACCCCGGGAAGGTGGAGGCCCAATTCACCCACGGGACGCTCACGCTCACGGTTCCTCGCCGCGCGGAGCACAAGCCGCGCACCATCGAGGTGAAGGTCAAGGGCTAG
- a CDS encoding Hsp20/alpha crystallin family protein yields MNSMLGRPWALLAMSLVVLTGMVAEGVAVARVYQVLLRRASASGAPPALADPRNLASQTDAADDPPWPAPTFAFHGDPFAEMERMQRQMERQMRGMWTAQASFGRPPPLHLSEQSDRYVLTVQVPDEKDAQVRVDAEAHQVTLRIERQTSSGPDGDANRRATSSLASTQSLRLAHAVDADHVTIERSGDTMTINLPKLHETRGTVI; encoded by the coding sequence ATGAATTCGATGCTCGGGCGTCCGTGGGCGCTGCTTGCGATGTCCCTCGTCGTGCTGACCGGAATGGTCGCCGAAGGCGTCGCGGTGGCACGCGTGTACCAGGTGCTGCTGAGACGAGCCTCAGCCAGCGGGGCACCCCCTGCGCTCGCCGACCCGCGGAACCTCGCGAGCCAAACCGACGCCGCAGACGACCCGCCTTGGCCGGCTCCAACCTTCGCCTTCCACGGCGATCCCTTCGCCGAGATGGAACGGATGCAGCGACAGATGGAACGGCAGATGCGCGGCATGTGGACTGCGCAGGCTTCCTTCGGCCGTCCACCTCCGCTCCATCTCAGTGAGCAGTCCGATCGCTACGTGCTCACCGTCCAGGTGCCGGACGAGAAGGACGCCCAGGTGCGCGTCGATGCGGAAGCGCATCAGGTCACGCTGCGCATCGAGCGGCAGACGTCCAGCGGTCCGGATGGCGACGCCAATCGGCGCGCGACCTCGAGCCTGGCCTCGACCCAGTCTCTGCGATTGGCGCACGCCGTCGACGCGGACCACGTGACCATCGAGCGCAGCGGCGACACGATGACCATCAACCTGCCCAAGCTCCATGAGACCCGGGGCACCGTCATCTGA
- the ribA gene encoding GTP cyclohydrolase II, with protein MALPITSGKLTVHAETRLPTQHGMFRMVVFTYDGESGEHVAMIKGDLRGAVGLPVRVHSECLTSEVFGSLKCDCREQLQSALASIERAGRGMVIYLRQEGRGIGLINKVRAYALQEKGADTIEANERLGLPVEGRSYDAAAAMLEHLGVKSVKLLTNNPDKLEKLTALGVKVVGRLPVVVPANPYSARYLAVKRERMAHLLADNDDGHAELPNAPRLRVANT; from the coding sequence ATGGCCCTTCCCATCACGAGCGGCAAGCTGACCGTCCATGCAGAGACCCGGCTGCCCACCCAGCACGGCATGTTCCGGATGGTGGTGTTCACCTACGACGGCGAGTCGGGAGAGCACGTCGCGATGATCAAAGGCGACCTGCGCGGCGCCGTCGGGCTGCCGGTGCGGGTGCACTCGGAGTGTCTCACCAGCGAGGTGTTCGGCTCGCTCAAGTGTGACTGCCGTGAGCAGCTCCAGAGCGCGCTCGCCAGCATCGAGCGCGCCGGCCGCGGGATGGTCATCTACCTGCGTCAGGAAGGGCGAGGCATCGGCCTCATCAACAAGGTCCGCGCATACGCGCTCCAGGAGAAGGGCGCGGACACGATCGAGGCCAACGAGCGGCTCGGCCTGCCCGTGGAGGGCCGCAGCTACGACGCGGCCGCGGCGATGCTCGAGCACCTGGGCGTGAAGAGCGTGAAGCTCCTGACCAACAACCCGGACAAGCTCGAGAAGCTCACGGCGCTGGGCGTGAAGGTCGTGGGTCGCTTGCCCGTGGTGGTGCCGGCCAATCCGTACTCGGCGCGCTACCTCGCGGTGAAGCGCGAGCGCATGGCGCACCTGCTCGCCGACAACGACGATGGCCACGCCGAGCTCCCGAATGCGCCGAGGCTCCGGGTCGCCAACACGTGA
- a CDS encoding VCBS repeat-containing protein → MSSKTRSLTLLAALVALAGCGPDHGAPALRNRADFTREDGLTVCASGSTTKGIDVSQWQGTINWTSVANAGIKFAYIRVSDGTGHMDPDYSTNMSHAKAAGLITGTYQFFEPSESASAQAQVVVNAVGKLGAGDLPVMMDVETATPTTSELNTWLSAVETGTGKKPIIYTSSGLWNQWFPNGGFGTYGIDVANWGVSCPGMPAGWSGWQFWQYADNTSVSGISGNVDGDYFNGDLAALQQYAGEADCGGKPDGDYCGGDGPSGDANSLYSCTSNQATLIQACNSICAKSAAGDFCQKPIRPHDGADVDGDGKADLCARDSSGVSCWLSTGNGFGGAMTGPALSNSSGWGALDYYDSITLVDVDGDGKADVCGRGVAGEMCWLGNGSGFPNATAQGPLTDASGWTAAKYRDTIQFGDIDGNGKQDLCARAAASFECWKWNGNGFGTGVTAPDMGDSQGWDQVQYYSTIVVADVTGDGKADVCGRGWGGFECWVSSGSAFTAVGTYVDAFSDTNGGDAVSVYSTIQLADIDGDGKLDVCGRTTAGYECYKGDGTGKFPTHVAGPALSDAQGWGVAKYFSTIQLADINGDGKADVCGRGTAGISCWLSNGSGFPTQITGPALSDASGWGAGIYDSTLTFADVDGDGRADLCGRAAAGWQCWLSTGTGFSSTSIVTSLLSDSSGMDGPSYVTTIQLAGTAFGHVQTTTTTSTSTSTGTSGSSGSTGTSTTTSTTGTSTSTSTTTGSTGSSTSTSTTGTTGTSASTATSTTSTAGSTGTSSTTASSTTGTTGSHSTSTTGSTGTTEGGATTTTSTSTGASTTGTTGGGSTGLSTTATTSTGTTASATAGGSTGGSTGGGKSGGCSSADGSSLFGLGLVLLVLRRRKS, encoded by the coding sequence ATGTCCTCCAAGACCCGCTCGCTCACCCTGCTCGCCGCGCTGGTCGCGCTCGCGGGCTGCGGCCCCGACCACGGCGCGCCCGCGCTGCGCAACCGCGCCGACTTCACCCGCGAGGACGGCCTCACCGTCTGCGCCTCGGGATCAACCACCAAGGGCATCGACGTGTCCCAGTGGCAGGGCACCATCAACTGGACCAGCGTCGCCAACGCGGGGATCAAGTTCGCGTACATCCGCGTGTCCGACGGCACCGGCCACATGGATCCCGACTACTCGACGAACATGAGCCACGCGAAGGCCGCGGGCCTCATCACCGGCACGTACCAGTTCTTCGAGCCCAGCGAGAGCGCGAGCGCGCAGGCGCAGGTCGTGGTGAACGCGGTGGGCAAGCTCGGCGCCGGCGATCTGCCGGTGATGATGGACGTCGAGACCGCCACGCCGACCACCAGCGAGCTCAACACCTGGCTCTCCGCCGTCGAGACCGGCACCGGCAAGAAGCCCATCATCTACACCTCCAGCGGCCTCTGGAATCAGTGGTTCCCCAACGGCGGCTTCGGCACCTACGGCATCGACGTCGCCAACTGGGGCGTGTCGTGCCCGGGCATGCCCGCGGGCTGGAGCGGCTGGCAGTTCTGGCAGTACGCGGACAACACCAGCGTGTCCGGCATCTCGGGCAACGTGGACGGCGACTACTTCAACGGCGACCTCGCGGCGCTGCAGCAGTACGCGGGCGAGGCCGACTGCGGCGGCAAGCCCGACGGCGACTACTGCGGCGGCGACGGCCCCAGCGGCGACGCGAACTCGCTCTACAGCTGCACCAGCAACCAGGCCACGCTCATCCAGGCCTGCAACAGCATCTGCGCCAAGAGCGCCGCCGGCGACTTCTGCCAGAAGCCCATCCGTCCGCACGATGGCGCGGACGTGGACGGCGACGGCAAGGCCGACCTCTGCGCCCGCGACTCGAGCGGCGTCTCGTGCTGGCTCTCGACGGGCAACGGCTTCGGCGGCGCGATGACTGGCCCCGCGCTCTCGAACAGCAGCGGCTGGGGCGCGCTGGACTACTACGACAGCATCACCTTGGTGGACGTGGACGGCGACGGCAAGGCCGACGTCTGCGGCCGCGGGGTGGCCGGCGAGATGTGCTGGCTCGGCAACGGCTCCGGCTTCCCCAACGCCACCGCGCAGGGCCCGCTCACCGACGCGTCAGGATGGACGGCCGCCAAGTACCGCGACACCATCCAGTTCGGCGACATCGACGGCAACGGCAAGCAGGACCTCTGCGCGCGCGCCGCCGCGAGCTTCGAGTGCTGGAAGTGGAACGGCAACGGCTTCGGCACCGGCGTGACCGCGCCGGACATGGGCGATTCCCAGGGCTGGGACCAGGTGCAGTACTACTCGACCATCGTCGTGGCCGACGTGACCGGCGACGGCAAGGCCGACGTCTGCGGCCGCGGCTGGGGCGGCTTCGAGTGCTGGGTCTCCAGCGGCTCGGCGTTCACCGCGGTCGGCACGTACGTGGACGCGTTCAGCGACACCAACGGCGGCGACGCGGTGAGCGTGTACTCGACGATCCAGCTCGCGGACATCGACGGCGACGGCAAGCTCGACGTCTGCGGCCGCACCACCGCGGGCTACGAGTGCTACAAGGGCGACGGCACCGGCAAGTTCCCGACGCACGTCGCGGGCCCGGCGCTCAGCGACGCGCAGGGCTGGGGCGTGGCAAAGTATTTCTCGACGATTCAGCTCGCGGACATCAACGGCGACGGCAAGGCCGACGTCTGCGGCCGCGGCACCGCCGGCATCAGCTGCTGGCTCTCCAACGGCTCAGGCTTCCCCACCCAGATCACCGGCCCGGCGCTCTCCGATGCGAGCGGCTGGGGCGCCGGCATCTACGACTCGACGCTCACCTTCGCCGACGTGGATGGCGACGGCCGCGCAGACCTCTGCGGTCGCGCCGCCGCGGGCTGGCAGTGCTGGCTCTCCACGGGCACCGGCTTCAGCTCGACGTCGATCGTCACCTCGCTCTTGAGCGACAGCTCGGGCATGGACGGCCCGAGCTACGTGACCACGATCCAGCTCGCGGGCACCGCCTTCGGCCACGTGCAGACCACCACCACGACCTCGACGTCGACGTCGACAGGCACGTCGGGCTCGAGCGGCAGCACCGGCACCTCGACGACGACCAGCACCACCGGCACCTCGACGTCGACCAGCACCACGACCGGCAGCACGGGCAGCTCGACCTCGACTTCGACGACGGGCACCACCGGCACCTCGGCGTCGACCGCGACCAGCACCACCTCGACCGCGGGCAGCACCGGCACCAGCTCCACCACCGCCAGCAGCACCACGGGCACGACCGGCAGCCACTCGACGTCGACCACCGGCTCCACCGGCACCACCGAGGGCGGCGCGACCACGACGACCAGCACCTCGACGGGCGCGTCGACGACCGGCACCACCGGCGGCGGCTCGACCGGCCTCTCCACCACCGCCACCACCTCCACGGGCACGACCGCGAGCGCCACTGCGGGCGGCAGCACGGGCGGTTCGACGGGCGGCGGCAAGAGCGGCGGCTGCAGCAGCGCCGACGGCAGCTCCCTCTTCGGCCTGGGCCTGGTGCTCCTCGTCCTCCGCCGCCGCAAGAGCTAG
- a CDS encoding SRPBCC domain-containing protein — MTAKDLTLSYELYLAAPAADVWKALTDGAQTEQYFYGTRLVSSLKPGAPLQYLAGEAKMVEGEIVEIERGRRLVARQRSLWDEKVAADPASTVAWELTPMGERATRLTLVQSGFARETETYTQHAQGWPVILSSLKTLVETGKPLVLPAQA; from the coding sequence ATGACCGCGAAGGATCTGACGCTCTCGTACGAGCTGTACCTGGCCGCGCCGGCCGCAGACGTCTGGAAGGCCCTCACCGACGGCGCTCAGACGGAGCAGTACTTCTACGGCACCCGGCTGGTGTCCTCGCTCAAGCCGGGCGCGCCGCTGCAGTACCTGGCCGGCGAGGCGAAGATGGTCGAGGGCGAGATCGTGGAGATCGAGCGCGGGCGCCGCCTCGTCGCTCGGCAGCGCTCGCTGTGGGACGAGAAGGTCGCCGCCGATCCCGCGTCGACCGTGGCCTGGGAGCTCACCCCCATGGGCGAGCGCGCGACGCGCCTCACGCTGGTGCAGAGCGGCTTCGCCAGGGAGACCGAGACGTACACCCAGCACGCCCAGGGCTGGCCGGTGATCCTCTCCTCGCTCAAGACGCTGGTGGAGACGGGCAAGCCGCTGGTGCTCCCCGCCCAGGCTTGA
- a CDS encoding winged helix-turn-helix transcriptional regulator → MSRILAHADVYRAIADPTRRAILDRLRAGAAPVNALAADFDQSRPSISKHLRVLRDARLVREQKVGRERLYQLDPVPLQQVAGWVEGYRSFWLTSLDNLKRHLERK, encoded by the coding sequence ATGAGCCGAATCCTCGCCCACGCCGACGTCTACCGCGCCATCGCCGACCCCACCCGGCGCGCCATCCTCGACCGCTTGCGCGCCGGCGCTGCCCCGGTCAACGCGCTCGCGGCCGACTTCGACCAGAGCCGGCCCTCCATCTCCAAGCACCTGCGGGTGCTGCGGGATGCGCGCCTGGTGCGTGAGCAGAAGGTCGGCCGCGAGCGGCTCTACCAGCTCGATCCCGTGCCGCTGCAGCAGGTGGCGGGTTGGGTCGAGGGATACCGAAGCTTCTGGCTCACCAGCCTCGACAACCTCAAGCGACACCTGGAGCGCAAATGA
- a CDS encoding SRPBCC domain-containing protein: protein MSSPKRAARAVADLSAGTILAVVEIESPIERVFQAITTAEVAQWWGSPEVYQVTEWKADLRPGGEWLSVGKNASGEAFSVGGKVLEVDPPRLFVHTWKPAWENGHETTVRFSLEKVANGTRVTVRHEGFAGRPESCQGHSEGWERVLAWLGKHFLPAQPAEKPLKYVVFYESAPDFMTKVRALFPAHKARLDAFHARGELLWVGTFENPAEGSMAVFSSREAAEAFVRDDPFVTGGVVSRWTIRGWRESLA from the coding sequence ATGAGCTCTCCCAAGCGGGCCGCGCGCGCCGTGGCCGATCTCTCCGCCGGTACCATCCTCGCCGTGGTGGAAATCGAATCGCCCATCGAGCGCGTCTTCCAGGCCATCACCACCGCCGAGGTGGCGCAGTGGTGGGGCTCGCCGGAGGTGTACCAGGTCACCGAGTGGAAGGCCGACCTGCGCCCCGGCGGCGAGTGGCTCAGCGTGGGCAAGAACGCGAGCGGTGAGGCGTTCTCGGTGGGCGGCAAGGTGCTCGAGGTCGATCCGCCCCGCCTCTTCGTGCACACCTGGAAGCCCGCGTGGGAGAACGGCCACGAGACCACCGTCCGCTTCTCGCTGGAAAAGGTAGCCAACGGGACACGCGTCACGGTGCGCCACGAGGGCTTCGCGGGGCGCCCCGAGTCGTGCCAGGGCCACAGCGAGGGCTGGGAGCGCGTGCTGGCATGGCTGGGCAAGCACTTCTTGCCTGCCCAGCCTGCCGAGAAGCCGCTCAAGTACGTGGTGTTCTACGAGAGCGCACCCGACTTCATGACCAAGGTTCGCGCGCTCTTCCCTGCGCACAAGGCGCGGCTCGACGCGTTCCACGCTCGCGGCGAGCTGCTCTGGGTGGGCACCTTCGAGAATCCCGCCGAGGGCTCGATGGCGGTGTTCTCGAGCCGCGAGGCCGCAGAGGCCTTCGTGAGGGACGATCCCTTCGTCACCGGCGGCGTGGTGTCGAGGTGGACCATCCGCGGCTGGCGCGAGAGCCTCGCGTAG